The following coding sequences are from one Lolium rigidum isolate FL_2022 chromosome 6, APGP_CSIRO_Lrig_0.1, whole genome shotgun sequence window:
- the LOC124659731 gene encoding protein STRICTOSIDINE SYNTHASE-LIKE 10-like, with amino-acid sequence MRRRGGFSSTWLVLLVGFLAVSLAPSCAAAEIKTRPTEWSFRLLLPSGVTGAESLAFDARGNGPYAGVSDGRVLRWGGSAVGWTTFAHHANYRKLAMCTVPVAPSEQTESLCGRPLGLAFHRKSGDLYIADAYKGLMRVSADGGEAEVLASGADGVPFNFVNGIDVDQATGDVYFTDSSVTYPRRFNTEIMMNADATGRLLKYDAKTKQVTVLKDGLPYPNGVAVSYDGAYVVVAHTVPCQAHKYYLQGAKAGRYELLADLPGYPDNVRRDGKGGYWVALNQEKARPDATTAPVKHLVGVRLDGNGVEVEELTAAKGVTLSEVTERNGTLWLGSVELDYIGIAS; translated from the exons ATGAGGCGCCGCGGCGGCTTCTCGAGCACCTGGCTCGTCCTTCTCGTCGGCTTCCTCGCCGTCTCCCTCGCTCCGTCGTGTGCAGCAGCAGAGATCAAGACCCGCCCCACGGAGTggagcttccgcctcctcctACCCAGCGGCGTCACCGGCGCCGAGAGTCTGGCCTTCGACGCGCGTGGCAACGGCCCCTACGCCGGCGTCTCCGACGGCCGCGTCCTCAGGTGGGGCGGCAGCGCCGTCGGCTGGACCACCTTCGCGCACCACGCCAACTACCGGAAGCTGGCCATGTGCACCGTGCCCGTCGCGCCGTCGGAGCAGACGGAGAGCTTGTGCGGGCGCCCGCTCGGGCTCGCCTTCCACCGAAAGTCCGGCGACCTCTACATTGCCGACGCCTACAAGGGGCTCATGAGGGtcagcgccgacggcggcgaggcCGAGGTGCTCGCGTCAGGAGCCGACGGCGTTCCGTTCAACTTCGTTAATGGCATCGACGTGGATCAGGCCACCGGTGACGTTTACTTCACCGATAGCAGCGTCACTTACCCGCGAAG GTTCAATACTGAGATCATGATGAACGCGGACGCCACAGGGAGGCTGCTGAAGTACGATGCAAAGACGAAGCAGGTCACCGTTCTAAAGGACGGACTGCCATACCCTAACGGGGTGGCGGTGAGCTACGACGGGGCATACGTTGTCGTGGCGCACACCGTGCCGTGCCAGGCGCATAAGTACTACCTGCAAGGAGCAAAGGCTGGCCGCTATGAACTACTCGCCGATCTGCCGGGATACCCGGACAACGTGAGGCGTGACGGGAAGGGCGGCTACTGGGTGGCTCTGAACCAGGAGAAGGCGCGCCCGGACGCGACCACGGCTCCGGTGAAGCATCTGGTGGGAGTCCGCCTTGACGGCAATggcgtggaggtggaggagctcaccgcggCCAAGGGCGTCACGCTTAGCGAGGTGACCGAGAGGAACGGGACGCTCTGGTTGGGCTCCGTCGAGCTTGACTACATAGGAATAGCTTCATGA
- the LOC124662040 gene encoding 50S ribosomal protein L28, chloroplastic-like, with the protein MASMLCSYSMPAGAARAPLPRSNAYATSLGFATSQLTGLSLGLTSAAVPLPLSTKHTIVARRICPFLDKRTNRANKVSFSNHKTKKQQFVNLQYKKLWWEAGKRYVKLRLSTKALKTIEKHGLDAVAKKAGVDLNKK; encoded by the exons ATGGCGTCCATGCTGTGCTCCTACTCCATGCCTGCCGGCGCCGCCAGGGCCCCGCTCCCCCGCTCGAACGCCTACGCCACCTCGCTCGGGTTCGCCACGTCGCAGCTCACCGGCCTCAGCCTCGGCCTCACCTCCGCCGCTGTCCCCCTCCCCCTCTCCACCAagcacaccatcgtcgccc GTCGGATCTGCCCCTTCCTGGACAAGAGGACGAACCGGGCCAACAAGGTGTCCTTCTCCAACCACAAGACCAAGAAGCAGCAGTTCGTCAACCTGCAGTACAAGAAGCTGTGGTGGGAggccggcaagcgctacgtcaagcTGCGCCTCTCCACCAAGGCCCTCAAGACCATCGAGAAGCACGGCCTCGACGCCGTCGCCAAGAAGGCCGGCGTCGACCTCAACAAGAAATGA